A window of Mustela lutreola isolate mMusLut2 chromosome X, mMusLut2.pri, whole genome shotgun sequence genomic DNA:
ATTGACTCTTTCAACGCATGAACATGTACCTCTCCATTACTCAGATTGGCTGTAATTTATCTCAGgactgttctgtagtttttagtgtacactttttttaaaaacaagatttttatttatttgacacagagaaagagcgcacaagaagggggagaggcaggcagaaggagcaggctctcccctgagcaaggagctccatgcaggactctatcccatcTATATACTGGTGAGGATGCgaagagaggggaaccctcctacactgttggtcggaatgcaggctggtgcaaccattctggaaaacagtgtggaggttcctcaaaaaactgaaaatagagctaccctgtgacccagcgattgcactactgggtatgtattctaaagatacaaacgtggtgctctgaaggggcacgtgcacctgaatgattatagcagcaatgtccacaatagccaaactatggaaagaacctagatgttcatcaacagatgaatggatagagaacatgtggtatatatatacaatggaatactatgcagccatcaaaagaaatgaaatcttgccatttgtgatgacgtggagggaactagaaggtattatgcttagcgaaataagtcaatcagagaaagacagctatcatatgatctccctgatatgaggaagtggagatgcaatgtggggggtttggggggtaggaaaagaaaaaatgaaagaagatgggatcgggcgggagacaaaccataaaagactcaatctcaaaaaacagactgagggttgctggggggaggggagacgggagagggtggtggggatatggacattggggagggtgtgtgctatgatgaatgctgtgaaatgtgtagacctggcaattcacagacctgtatgcctggggataaaaatacattatatgtttattaaaattaattaattaattaattaatctttaaaaaataaagataaatcttaaagtcatgtaaaaaataaaccaaaaaacactAAGTATTTGGCTCTCCCTTCTCCAAGTGCACCTGGCTCCGCTCTCATCTCTGAagacctagggtcctgggaccctcTGGCCCCGCCCCTCACAGGCCGCCCACCCTCCACGGACCAACGGACCCGCCCCTCAAATCTGACCCTGCCTCCTGGAGCGGCCATTGGGCATGACGCTCCCGCGTTCGCTCCCATACAAGCGCACCGCCCCCGCGATCGCGCCTGCGCTCTAGCGACCACTCGTACCAGTGGGCGGAGCCCATAGAGGCCACGCCCCCGGACCCGTGCCCGCCACCGCGCACACGCGCTTCCCGCCACACCTCCCCGCCCACCGCGGCCAGCCCCGCCTAACAGTGCCCAGCAGCGCGAGCGCGGCGCGATGGACGGCAGGGTGCAGCTGATCAAGGccctcctggccctgcccctgcggCCCCAGACCCGGCGGTGGAGGAACCCGATTCCCTTCCCCGAGACGTTTGACGGCGACACCGACCGGCTGCCGGAGTTCATCGTGCAGACGGGCGCCTACATGTTGGTGGACGAGACCCTGTTCTCCAGCGACGCCCTGAAGGTGACGTTCCTCATCACCCGCCTGACCGGGCCGGCCCTGCAGTGGGTGATCCCCTACATCAGGAAGGAGAGCCCCCTCCTCAATGATTACCGGGGCTTCCTGGCCGAGATGAAGCGGGTGTTTGGC
This region includes:
- the RTL8C gene encoding retrotransposon Gag-like protein 8C, coding for MDGRVQLIKALLALPLRPQTRRWRNPIPFPETFDGDTDRLPEFIVQTGAYMLVDETLFSSDALKVTFLITRLTGPALQWVIPYIRKESPLLNDYRGFLAEMKRVFGWVEDEDF